The following are encoded in a window of Streptomyces sp. 11x1 genomic DNA:
- a CDS encoding adenosylcobinamide-GDP ribazoletransferase, whose amino-acid sequence MSTTPEPPAPSRPTPADGLRFAFGTLTVLPVTVRRWDREAARAGMLCAPVAGLVVGLGAALLGGLLLFLGAGPLLAAVASVAVPAALTRGLHLDGLADTADGLGSGRPAEDALRIMKQSDIGPFGVVTLVLVLLAQVAALTEAYGESWALGALAAVVGATAARLALTLAARAGVPAARPEGLGAAVAGVVPVRGALLVAALTGCVAAGTGALLGPYDIGRTVLAVVLACAAAEVLLRHCVRRFGGVTGDVFGGLAETATTAALVVFTLG is encoded by the coding sequence GTGTCCACGACCCCCGAGCCCCCTGCCCCGTCCCGTCCGACGCCCGCCGACGGCCTGCGGTTCGCCTTCGGCACCCTCACTGTGCTGCCGGTGACCGTGCGCCGCTGGGACCGTGAGGCGGCGCGCGCCGGGATGCTGTGCGCGCCCGTCGCCGGGCTGGTCGTCGGCCTGGGCGCGGCCCTGCTCGGCGGCCTTCTGCTGTTCCTGGGGGCCGGGCCGCTGCTCGCCGCCGTGGCCTCCGTCGCCGTACCGGCCGCCCTCACCCGGGGCCTGCACCTGGACGGGCTCGCCGACACCGCCGACGGCCTCGGCAGCGGCAGGCCCGCCGAGGACGCCCTGCGGATCATGAAGCAGTCGGACATCGGGCCGTTCGGTGTCGTCACCCTCGTCCTCGTCCTGCTGGCCCAGGTCGCCGCGCTCACCGAGGCGTACGGCGAGTCCTGGGCGCTGGGCGCGCTCGCGGCGGTGGTCGGCGCGACCGCCGCCCGGCTGGCCCTGACCCTGGCCGCGCGGGCCGGGGTGCCCGCCGCCCGGCCGGAGGGGCTGGGGGCGGCGGTGGCCGGGGTGGTGCCGGTGCGCGGCGCGCTGCTCGTGGCCGCGTTGACCGGGTGCGTGGCGGCGGGCACGGGCGCGTTGCTCGGGCCGTACGACATCGGCCGTACGGTCCTCGCGGTCGTCCTCGCCTGTGCGGCCGCCGAGGTGCTCCTGCGGCACTGCGTCCGGCGGTTCGGGGGCGTCACCGGTGATGTGTTCGGCGGTCTCGCGGAGACGGCGACGACGGCGGCGCTGGTGGTCTTCACCCTCGGCTGA
- a CDS encoding leucyl aminopeptidase: MTALTLSTATASGLRVDALVVGVAKGPASRSGDLVVAPGAEAVDQAYDGKLAGLLETLGAAGAEGEVTKLPAPSGFKAPLVVAVGLGTVPEKDGSFDAETLRRAAGAAARALTGTKKAAFALPVVDAAAVAAVAEGALLGAYSFDAYKEQGKDAKAKNGKAPLADVVLLGAKPRDKAHKAAVERAVAVTEELNRARDLINTPPNDLDPEAFAAVAQTAAKEHGIKVTVLDEKALAKGGYGGILGVGAGSAATPRLVQLSYTSSKAKKHLAFVGKGITYDSGGISLKPAGHNETMKCDMSGAAAVFAAVVAAARLKLEVNVTGWLALAENMPSGSATRPGDVLRMYSGKTVEVLNTDAEGRLVLADALAKASEDKPDAIVDVATLTGAMMLALGNRTFGIMANDDAFRSAVHEAAEESGEPAWPMPLPDHLRKGMDSPTADIANMGERYGGGLVAGLFLREFVGEGITWAHLDIAGPAFNEGGPFGYTPKGGTGTAVRTLVRLAERAASGDLG; this comes from the coding sequence GTGACTGCTCTCACTCTCAGCACCGCCACCGCGTCGGGCCTCCGGGTCGACGCGCTCGTGGTCGGTGTCGCGAAGGGCCCTGCATCCCGGTCCGGGGACCTGGTCGTAGCGCCGGGTGCCGAGGCCGTGGACCAGGCGTACGACGGCAAGCTGGCCGGCCTCCTGGAGACCCTCGGCGCCGCGGGCGCCGAGGGCGAGGTGACCAAGCTGCCCGCGCCGTCCGGCTTCAAGGCTCCGCTCGTGGTGGCGGTGGGCCTGGGCACGGTGCCCGAGAAGGACGGCTCGTTCGACGCGGAGACGCTGCGCCGCGCGGCCGGTGCCGCGGCCCGTGCCCTGACCGGCACGAAGAAGGCCGCGTTCGCGCTGCCCGTGGTCGACGCCGCCGCCGTGGCCGCCGTCGCCGAGGGTGCGCTGCTCGGCGCGTACTCCTTCGACGCCTACAAGGAACAGGGCAAGGACGCGAAGGCGAAGAACGGCAAGGCGCCGCTCGCCGATGTCGTCCTGCTCGGCGCGAAGCCTCGCGACAAGGCCCACAAGGCGGCCGTCGAGCGCGCGGTCGCGGTGACCGAGGAGCTGAACCGCGCCCGCGACCTCATCAACACCCCGCCGAACGACCTCGACCCCGAGGCCTTCGCCGCCGTCGCGCAGACCGCGGCCAAGGAGCACGGCATCAAGGTGACCGTCCTCGACGAGAAGGCGCTCGCCAAGGGCGGCTACGGCGGCATTCTCGGCGTCGGCGCCGGCTCGGCTGCCACGCCCCGGCTGGTGCAGCTGTCGTACACCAGCTCCAAGGCGAAGAAGCACCTGGCGTTCGTCGGCAAGGGCATCACGTACGACTCGGGCGGTATCTCGCTCAAGCCCGCCGGGCACAACGAGACGATGAAGTGCGACATGAGCGGTGCCGCCGCCGTGTTCGCCGCGGTCGTCGCCGCCGCCCGGCTCAAGCTGGAGGTCAACGTCACGGGCTGGCTCGCCCTCGCCGAGAACATGCCGTCCGGCTCCGCCACCCGCCCGGGTGACGTGCTGCGCATGTACAGCGGCAAGACGGTGGAGGTGCTGAACACCGACGCCGAGGGCCGCCTGGTCCTGGCCGACGCGCTCGCCAAGGCGTCCGAGGACAAGCCGGACGCGATCGTCGACGTGGCGACGCTGACCGGGGCGATGATGCTGGCGCTGGGCAACCGGACCTTCGGGATCATGGCCAACGACGACGCGTTCCGCTCCGCGGTGCACGAGGCCGCCGAGGAGTCCGGCGAGCCGGCGTGGCCGATGCCGCTGCCGGACCACCTGCGCAAGGGCATGGACTCGCCGACCGCCGACATCGCGAACATGGGCGAGCGGTACGGCGGCGGCCTGGTCGCCGGGCTGTTCCTGAGGGAGTTCGTGGGCGAGGGCATCACCTGGGCGCACCTGGACATCGCGGGGCCGGCGTTCAACGAGGGCGGGCCGTTCGGGTACACGCCGAAGGGCGGGACCGGGACCGCCGTGCGGACGCTGGTGCGGCTGGCCGAGCGGGCCGCCTCCGGCGACCTGGGGTGA
- a CDS encoding endo alpha-1,4 polygalactosaminidase: MSRVLARSALLPLLLLMAGCTSASDDRPGTGRATGETARWRPEPGTEWQWQLSGRLDTSVDVPVYDIDGFDQSADTVAELHDDGRKVICYLSTGAWEDWRPDAGDFPKAVIGKGNGWEGERWLDIRATDVLEPLMAARIDMCAEKGFDAVEPDNMDGYRNDTSFPLTAADQLRYNRLVARLAHERGLAVGLKNDLDQIPELVDDFDFAVNEQCAQFEECEDLTPFIEADKAVFHVEYEMETGDFCPEARRLELSSLLKKWELGVWRKAC; this comes from the coding sequence ATGAGTCGCGTCCTCGCCCGCAGCGCCCTGCTGCCCCTCCTCCTGCTGATGGCGGGGTGCACGAGCGCCTCCGACGACCGGCCCGGCACCGGACGGGCGACGGGCGAGACCGCCCGCTGGCGACCGGAGCCGGGCACCGAGTGGCAGTGGCAGCTCAGCGGGCGCCTGGACACCTCCGTCGACGTCCCCGTGTACGACATCGACGGCTTCGACCAGTCGGCCGACACCGTCGCCGAGCTGCACGACGACGGCCGCAAGGTCATCTGCTACCTCTCCACCGGGGCCTGGGAGGACTGGCGTCCGGACGCCGGCGACTTCCCGAAGGCGGTGATAGGCAAGGGCAACGGCTGGGAGGGCGAACGCTGGCTCGACATCCGCGCCACCGACGTCCTCGAACCGCTGATGGCCGCCCGTATCGACATGTGCGCGGAGAAGGGCTTCGACGCGGTCGAGCCCGACAACATGGACGGCTACCGCAACGACACCAGCTTCCCCCTCACGGCCGCCGACCAGCTCCGCTACAACCGCCTCGTCGCCCGTCTCGCCCATGAACGGGGCCTCGCGGTCGGCTTGAAGAACGACCTCGACCAGATACCCGAACTCGTCGACGACTTCGACTTCGCGGTCAACGAACAGTGCGCCCAGTTCGAGGAGTGCGAGGACCTCACCCCGTTCATCGAGGCGGACAAGGCCGTCTTCCACGTCGAGTACGAGATGGAGACGGGCGACTTCTGCCCCGAGGCCCGCCGCTTGGAGCTGAGCTCGCTGCTGAAGAAGTGGGAGCTGGGGGTGTGGCGGAAGGCCTGCTGA